One genomic segment of Ipomoea triloba cultivar NCNSP0323 chromosome 9, ASM357664v1 includes these proteins:
- the LOC116028598 gene encoding abscisic acid receptor PYR1-like, whose product MEKAESSMNSDLHRGEDGEVGSESTHHLTVPPGLNPDEFEELRPWAIEFHTYRVNSGQCSSLLAQRIHAPPDTVWSVVRQFDKPHTYKHFIKSCTVCEGFRMAVGDTRYVNVISGLPAATSTERLDILDDGRRVTGFSIIGGEHRLRNYRSVTSVHGLRRRDGGRSCTAVLESYVVDVPEGNTEEDTKLFADTVVKLNLQKLASITEGINQDRNNDANEEDSGNNTTERHT is encoded by the coding sequence atGGAGAAAGCTGAGAGCTCGATGAACAGTGATTTGCATCGAGGAGAAGATGGAGAAGTCGGGTCGGAGTCGACCCATCACTTGACTGTTCCGCCCGGATTGAACCCGGACGAGTTCGAGGAGCTGAGGCCGTGGGCGATTGAGTTCCACACCTACCGAGTCAACTCGGGCCAATGCTCCTCCCTCCTGGCGCAGCGAATCCACGCGCCGCCGGACACGGTGTGGTCCGTGGTTCGCCAGTTCGACAAGCCGCACACCTACAAGCACTTCATCAAGAGCTGCACCGTGTGCGAGGGGTTCCGGATGGCGGTGGGCGACACGCGCTACGTCAACGTCATCTCCGGCCTGCCGGCGGCCACCAGCACCGAGCGTCTCGACATCCTCGACGACGGCCGCCGCGTCACGGGCTTCAGCATCATTGGCGGCGAGCACCGCCTGAGGAACTACCGCTCCGTCACCTCCGTCCACGGCCTCCGCCGCCGCGACGGCGGCCGGAGCTGCACCGCCGTGCTGGAATCCTACGTGGTGGACGTGCCGGAGGGGAACACGGAGGAGGACACCAAGCTTTTCGCCGACACCGTCGTTAAGCTCAACCTTCAAAAACTCGCATCCATCACCGAAGGAATCAATCAAGACAGAAACAACGATGCTAATGAAGAAGATAGTGGTAATAATACAACCGAACGTCACACTTGA